From the Gordonia bronchialis DSM 43247 genome, one window contains:
- a CDS encoding hemophore-related protein, producing MRLLRNRIGYTVVGAGLASAIAVGGAANAAPTHPARPALVPGTHCTVAQVDRALAHEDPALWHRIESNPKLKRRFEHMLTLTPQQRKAMHQKWAQHHPVRSEMMKFLRHQHISRSEMARDRAAVMRAKQTCGQF from the coding sequence ATGAGACTTCTGCGGAATCGGATCGGTTACACCGTGGTGGGTGCGGGTCTGGCGTCGGCCATTGCCGTCGGCGGCGCGGCCAACGCGGCACCAACGCATCCGGCACGCCCGGCACTGGTGCCGGGTACGCACTGCACCGTCGCCCAGGTGGACCGGGCACTCGCGCATGAGGATCCGGCGCTGTGGCACAGGATCGAATCCAACCCCAAGCTCAAGCGGCGCTTCGAGCACATGCTGACGCTGACCCCGCAGCAGCGCAAGGCGATGCACCAGAAGTGGGCGCAGCATCATCCGGTGCGCTCGGAGATGATGAAGTTCCTTCGGCACCAACATATCTCGCGCTCTGAGATGGCCAGGGACCGGGCCGCGGTGATGCGGGCAAAGCAGACCTGCGGTCAGTTCTGA
- a CDS encoding nitroreductase family protein, which translates to MHEFIESRWSPRGYDDTATISSSEITEILDAGRWAPTWGRIQPVRFIVGLRGDDTFARLTTVLTRGNAGWAPRSSALILVSTTNDPADAKAHTYGAVDLGLAVGQMLVQARALGLHGHPMAGFDAAAAVEAFGIPDDKRPLVLLAVGRLAEEASLPDDIRERDTRERTRLPLTEVAFAGRWGEPYPG; encoded by the coding sequence GTGCACGAATTCATCGAGAGCCGCTGGAGTCCGCGCGGGTACGACGACACCGCCACCATCTCGTCGTCGGAGATCACCGAGATCCTCGACGCCGGACGATGGGCACCCACCTGGGGTCGCATCCAGCCGGTCCGGTTCATCGTCGGACTGCGCGGCGACGACACCTTCGCGCGCCTGACCACCGTCCTCACCCGCGGCAACGCGGGCTGGGCGCCGCGCTCGTCGGCGCTCATCCTGGTGAGCACCACCAACGACCCCGCCGACGCCAAAGCGCACACCTACGGCGCCGTCGATCTCGGCCTCGCGGTCGGGCAGATGCTGGTGCAGGCCCGCGCACTCGGCCTGCACGGGCACCCCATGGCCGGCTTCGACGCCGCCGCGGCGGTCGAGGCCTTCGGCATCCCCGACGACAAGCGACCGCTGGTGTTGCTGGCCGTCGGCCGTCTCGCCGAAGAAGCGAGCCTGCCCGACGACATCCGCGAACGTGACACCCGGGAGCGGACGCGGCTACCGCTCACCGAGGTGGCCTTCGCCGGACGGTGGGGCGAGCCCTACCCCGGGTGA
- a CDS encoding MFS transporter, whose protein sequence is MATRLNPLHQPQAPLGADRRMWWGLAVLTLPVLLVSMDFSVLYLAIPAITDAIEPTVAQQLWILDIYGFLIAGLLITMGNVGDRIGRRRILLAGAALFGVASVIAAFAPNAAVLIAARALMGVGGATLMPSSLSLIANMIPDVRDRGRAIGVWTAAFAGGSAIGPVVGGFLLHHFWWGVVFLINVPVLAVLFVLGPRLIPEYRARTSDPFDFAGVGLSMLGILPAIYAVKSLAADGVSPKAILIGVFGLLMLAVFVIHQRTVRAPLLDVGLFANPRFSAIVSVALVGMMALGGMSYLTGVYLQSVLGHDVLAAALAGLPMAVAVAVFSIGATRIATAIGSRAAFVGSVAFAAIGNLGLLWLSTSSPIWIYLVFTSIAGIGYGIQFSLVSDVVVGSVPVERSGAASGISETSFELGTALGLALLGSLATLVFRAGSGGWDFGETLGETLHRALEMGDGGTALADAARQAYVDGMHAASLAAVIALTILGVVLMIVLRPERKPAR, encoded by the coding sequence ATGGCCACCCGACTCAACCCGTTGCATCAGCCCCAGGCACCCCTGGGCGCCGACCGACGTATGTGGTGGGGTCTGGCCGTCCTGACCCTGCCCGTCCTGCTGGTGTCCATGGACTTCTCGGTGCTCTACCTCGCCATCCCGGCAATCACCGACGCCATCGAACCGACCGTGGCCCAGCAGCTGTGGATTCTCGACATCTACGGCTTCCTCATCGCCGGCCTGCTCATCACGATGGGCAACGTGGGTGACCGCATCGGCCGGCGGCGCATCCTGCTCGCCGGCGCAGCCCTGTTCGGCGTCGCCTCGGTCATCGCGGCCTTCGCTCCCAACGCGGCCGTGCTCATCGCCGCCCGAGCGCTGATGGGTGTCGGCGGTGCCACGCTGATGCCGTCGAGCCTGTCGCTGATCGCCAACATGATCCCGGACGTCCGCGACCGCGGCCGCGCCATCGGCGTGTGGACCGCCGCGTTCGCCGGCGGCAGTGCCATCGGACCGGTGGTGGGAGGCTTTCTGCTGCACCACTTCTGGTGGGGTGTGGTCTTCCTGATCAACGTTCCGGTGCTCGCCGTGCTGTTCGTGCTCGGCCCGCGACTCATCCCGGAGTATCGCGCGCGCACCTCCGACCCGTTCGACTTCGCCGGCGTCGGCCTGTCGATGCTGGGCATCCTGCCCGCGATCTACGCCGTCAAGAGCCTCGCCGCCGATGGCGTCAGCCCCAAGGCCATCCTCATCGGGGTGTTCGGATTGCTGATGCTGGCCGTCTTCGTGATCCATCAGCGCACGGTCCGCGCCCCGCTGCTCGACGTGGGGTTGTTCGCCAATCCGCGGTTCAGCGCGATCGTCTCGGTGGCGCTGGTCGGCATGATGGCGCTCGGCGGGATGTCGTATCTGACCGGCGTGTACCTGCAGTCGGTCCTCGGCCACGACGTACTGGCCGCCGCGCTCGCCGGATTACCGATGGCGGTGGCCGTCGCGGTCTTCTCGATCGGTGCCACCCGGATCGCCACGGCCATCGGCAGCCGCGCCGCCTTCGTCGGATCGGTCGCCTTTGCCGCGATCGGCAACCTGGGCCTGCTGTGGCTGAGCACGTCGAGCCCGATCTGGATCTATCTGGTGTTCACCTCGATCGCCGGTATCGGCTACGGCATCCAGTTCAGCCTGGTGTCCGACGTCGTGGTCGGCTCGGTCCCGGTGGAGCGCTCCGGTGCCGCATCGGGCATCTCGGAAACCAGCTTCGAACTCGGAACCGCACTCGGCCTGGCGCTACTCGGGTCGCTGGCCACCCTGGTTTTCCGGGCCGGCAGCGGCGGTTGGGACTTCGGCGAGACGCTCGGCGAGACGTTGCATCGGGCACTCGAGATGGGCGACGGCGGAACGGCTTTGGCCGACGCCGCGCGGCAGGCCTACGTCGACGGGATGCATGCGGCCTCGCTGGCGGCCGTCATCGCGCTGACCATCCTCGGTGTGGTGCTGATGATCGTGCTGCGGCCGGAACGCAAGCCTGCCCGCTGA
- a CDS encoding TetR/AcrR family transcriptional regulator: MTGSDGTRLTLETIVDAAIVVADRDGIGGLSMRRIADQLGVGAMSLYRHVEDKESLLQEMAEEVGRRFPYPVGDESTRWRERVRTIVDIDWDLYRRHPWVVLAYSSPRHSFGEESLRCLDWFAAGFLDLGVDMVEATEMALTVWSYVHGVALVAVSDDLLRPDRPSDRPDGMARLTGGQPDSALPHLTRLADCPDAARLLDTRRRLDVGIDYLCAGFEVSAPGSEKS, from the coding sequence GTGACCGGATCCGACGGCACCAGACTGACGCTGGAGACCATCGTGGACGCGGCGATCGTCGTCGCCGACCGGGACGGCATCGGCGGGTTGTCCATGCGGCGCATCGCCGATCAGCTCGGCGTCGGGGCGATGTCGCTGTACCGGCACGTCGAGGACAAGGAATCCCTGCTGCAGGAAATGGCCGAGGAGGTCGGCCGCCGGTTCCCCTATCCCGTCGGTGACGAGTCGACCCGATGGCGCGAGCGGGTCCGGACCATCGTTGACATCGACTGGGATCTCTATCGCCGGCACCCGTGGGTGGTGCTCGCCTATTCGTCACCGCGGCACAGCTTCGGCGAGGAATCGCTGCGCTGCCTGGACTGGTTCGCCGCCGGTTTCCTCGATCTCGGTGTCGACATGGTGGAGGCGACCGAGATGGCGCTGACGGTGTGGAGCTACGTGCACGGGGTCGCGCTGGTCGCGGTCAGCGACGACCTGCTGCGACCGGACCGGCCCAGCGACCGGCCCGACGGTATGGCCCGACTGACCGGTGGCCAACCCGATTCCGCGTTGCCGCACCTGACCCGCCTGGCCGACTGTCCCGATGCCGCGCGACTACTGGACACCCGTCGTCGGCTCGACGTGGGGATCGACTACTTGTGCGCCGGGTTCGAGGTGTCGGCGCCTGGTAGCGAGAAAAGCTGA
- a CDS encoding aspartate kinase: MALVVQKYGGSSVATAERIRRVAERIVETKKQGNDVVVVVSAMGDTTDELLDLAQQVNPTPPAREMDMLLTSGERISNALVAMAISSLGAQAQSFTGSQAGVITTSSHGSAKIIDVTPGRVRSALDDGKIVLVAGFQGVSQDTKDITTLGRGGSDTTAVALAAALKADVCEIYTDVDGVYSADPRIVSDARRLETVSFEEMLELAACGAKVLMLRCVEYARRYNVPVHVRSSYSTKPGTMVAGSMEDIPVEEAILTGVAHDRSEAKITVVGLPDQPGYAAKVFRAVAEAEINIDMVLQNISKVETGKTDITFTLPRELGPLGMDKLNKLRDEIGFTDLLYDDHIGKVSLVGAGMKSHPGVTATFCEALSDAGINIELISTSEIRISVLCRDTELDDAVRALHAAFDLGGEEEAVVYAGTGR; the protein is encoded by the coding sequence GTGGCACTCGTGGTGCAGAAGTACGGCGGATCCTCGGTCGCGACGGCCGAGCGGATTCGCCGGGTCGCCGAGCGCATCGTCGAGACCAAGAAGCAGGGCAACGACGTCGTCGTGGTGGTGTCGGCGATGGGTGACACCACCGACGAACTGCTCGATCTGGCCCAGCAGGTCAACCCCACCCCGCCCGCCCGCGAGATGGACATGCTGCTCACCTCGGGTGAGCGCATCTCCAACGCGCTGGTGGCGATGGCGATCAGTTCGCTGGGTGCGCAGGCGCAGTCGTTCACGGGCTCGCAGGCCGGTGTCATCACCACCAGCAGTCACGGCTCGGCCAAGATCATCGACGTCACCCCGGGCCGGGTGCGCAGTGCACTCGACGACGGCAAGATTGTGCTGGTCGCCGGGTTCCAGGGCGTGTCCCAGGACACCAAGGACATCACCACCCTCGGCCGCGGCGGTTCCGACACCACGGCGGTGGCGCTGGCCGCGGCACTGAAGGCCGACGTCTGTGAGATCTACACCGACGTCGACGGCGTGTACTCCGCCGACCCGCGCATCGTGTCCGACGCCCGGCGGCTGGAGACCGTCTCCTTCGAGGAGATGCTCGAACTGGCCGCGTGCGGGGCCAAGGTCCTGATGCTGCGCTGCGTCGAGTACGCCCGCCGCTACAACGTTCCCGTTCACGTGCGCTCGTCGTACTCGACCAAGCCCGGCACCATGGTGGCCGGATCGATGGAGGACATTCCCGTGGAAGAAGCCATTCTCACCGGCGTCGCACACGATCGCAGCGAGGCCAAGATCACCGTCGTCGGACTCCCCGACCAGCCCGGTTACGCCGCCAAGGTGTTCCGCGCCGTCGCCGAGGCCGAGATCAACATCGACATGGTGCTGCAGAACATCTCGAAGGTGGAGACCGGCAAGACCGACATCACCTTCACCCTGCCGCGCGAACTCGGTCCGCTCGGCATGGACAAGCTGAACAAGCTGCGCGACGAGATCGGGTTCACCGACCTGCTCTACGACGATCACATCGGCAAGGTGTCGCTGGTGGGCGCGGGCATGAAGTCGCACCCGGGTGTCACCGCCACCTTCTGTGAGGCGCTGAGCGACGCGGGAATCAACATCGAGCTCATCTCGACCTCCGAGATCCGGATCTCGGTGCTGTGCCGGGACACCGAACTCGACGACGCGGTCCGTGCCCTGCACGCCGCCTTCGACCTCGGTGGCGAAGAAGAAGCTGTGGTCTACGCGGGAACGGGTCGGTGA
- a CDS encoding aspartate-semialdehyde dehydrogenase, whose translation MGVRIGVVGATGQVGGVMRTLLAERGFPADEVRFFASSRSAGKKLPWGDGEIVVEDAATADPSGLDIALFSAGATMSREQAPRFAAAGVTVIDNSSAWRKDPDVPLVVSEVNGHLAQNPPKGIIANPNCTTMAAMPVLKPLHDEAGLQRLIVSSYQAVSGSGLAGVEELATQVRAVAGDAEKLVHDGSSVEFPAPNKYVAPIAFNVIALAGSLVDDGSGETDEDQKLRNESRKILDLPELLVSGTCVRVPVFTGHSLSINAEFANPLSVARAQEILSAAAGVELADVPTPLAAAGKDNSLVGRIRHDPGVPDGRGLALFVSGDNLRKGAALNTIQIAELIAG comes from the coding sequence ATGGGCGTGCGCATCGGAGTCGTCGGAGCCACCGGTCAGGTCGGTGGTGTCATGCGAACCCTGTTGGCGGAGCGTGGTTTCCCGGCCGACGAGGTTCGATTCTTCGCATCGTCGCGATCGGCGGGCAAGAAGCTCCCGTGGGGTGACGGCGAGATCGTCGTCGAGGACGCCGCCACCGCGGACCCGTCCGGTCTGGACATCGCGCTGTTCTCCGCGGGTGCGACCATGTCGCGTGAGCAGGCCCCGCGGTTTGCCGCAGCCGGCGTGACGGTCATCGACAACAGCTCGGCATGGCGCAAGGATCCCGATGTGCCGCTGGTGGTCTCGGAGGTCAACGGTCACCTCGCGCAGAACCCGCCGAAGGGCATCATCGCCAACCCCAACTGCACGACGATGGCCGCGATGCCGGTACTCAAGCCGCTGCACGACGAGGCCGGTCTGCAGCGACTGATCGTGTCCAGCTATCAGGCGGTCTCCGGTAGCGGTCTGGCCGGTGTGGAAGAACTCGCCACCCAGGTGCGGGCCGTCGCCGGTGACGCGGAAAAGCTGGTCCACGACGGCAGTTCGGTCGAATTCCCGGCACCGAACAAGTACGTGGCGCCGATCGCGTTCAACGTCATCGCACTCGCCGGATCGCTCGTCGACGACGGGTCGGGCGAGACCGACGAGGATCAGAAGCTGCGCAACGAATCCCGCAAGATCCTGGATCTGCCGGAGTTGCTGGTGAGCGGCACGTGCGTTCGGGTGCCGGTGTTCACCGGGCACTCGCTGTCGATCAACGCCGAGTTCGCCAATCCGCTGTCGGTGGCACGGGCTCAGGAAATCCTTTCGGCCGCAGCGGGAGTCGAGCTCGCCGACGTGCCCACCCCGCTGGCCGCCGCGGGCAAGGACAACTCGCTCGTCGGCCGTATCCGCCACGACCCGGGCGTGCCGGACGGGCGGGGTCTGGCCCTGTTCGTCTCCGGTGACAATCTGCGAAAGGGTGCGGCGCTCAACACCATTCAGATCGCCGAACTGATCGCCGGCTGA
- a CDS encoding fused (3R)-hydroxyacyl-ACP dehydratase subunits HadA/HadB translates to MTTPDTTPLADRVGHYYQVEDTYVVGREKVREYARAVQDHHRAHRDVGVATELGYSGLVAPLTFTSIPAMAANRLLLETVVVGYETYLQTEQVFEQHRPIVAGDELTVDVELTAVRRVAGRDMITITNTFTDTAGETVHTMHTTVVGVTSDEVDPSMTEAGRAIMVHDVSVPTADAVIEYQKQVRPEGAQRLADPTARTPRSRDFDSLSVGDPLPSSEIRVTRGDLVNYAGVSGDGNPIHWDEPIAKLAGLPDVIAHGMLTMGLGAGVVSEFTGDPGAVTRYSVRLSSPAVVPHAGSEIEFSGKIKSLDPETRTGVVLLVAKSGGRKIFGMATLDVRFS, encoded by the coding sequence ATGACAACCCCCGACACCACACCGCTGGCCGATCGCGTCGGCCACTACTACCAGGTCGAGGACACCTACGTCGTCGGACGTGAGAAGGTCCGCGAGTACGCACGCGCCGTGCAGGATCACCATCGTGCGCACCGCGACGTCGGCGTCGCCACCGAACTCGGCTACTCGGGACTCGTTGCGCCGCTGACCTTCACCTCGATCCCGGCGATGGCGGCCAATCGGTTGCTGCTCGAGACCGTCGTGGTGGGTTACGAGACCTATCTGCAGACCGAGCAGGTCTTCGAGCAACACCGGCCGATCGTCGCCGGCGACGAACTGACCGTCGATGTCGAGCTGACCGCGGTACGACGCGTCGCGGGACGCGACATGATCACGATCACCAACACGTTCACCGACACCGCGGGCGAGACCGTGCACACCATGCACACGACCGTTGTCGGCGTCACCTCCGACGAAGTCGACCCGTCGATGACCGAGGCCGGACGCGCCATCATGGTGCACGACGTCAGTGTGCCCACGGCCGATGCGGTCATCGAGTATCAGAAACAGGTTCGGCCCGAGGGTGCTCAGCGCCTGGCGGACCCGACCGCCCGCACGCCCCGGTCGCGCGACTTCGACTCACTGAGCGTCGGAGATCCGTTGCCGAGCAGCGAGATTCGAGTCACGCGCGGCGATCTGGTCAACTACGCCGGGGTGTCTGGCGACGGCAACCCGATCCACTGGGACGAGCCGATCGCCAAACTCGCGGGTCTGCCCGACGTGATCGCGCACGGCATGCTCACGATGGGCCTCGGTGCCGGTGTGGTCTCCGAATTCACCGGGGACCCGGGTGCGGTCACCCGCTACTCCGTGCGATTGTCGTCGCCCGCCGTCGTACCCCATGCCGGCAGCGAGATCGAATTCAGCGGCAAGATCAAATCGCTGGACCCCGAGACCCGCACCGGCGTCGTGCTGCTGGTGGCCAAATCCGGCGGGCGCAAGATCTTCGGGATGGCGACCCTGGACGTCCGCTTCAGCTGA